The following coding sequences are from one Candidatus Auribacterota bacterium window:
- a CDS encoding YifB family Mg chelatase-like AAA ATPase: MLAKVHSGSIHGVEAYPVEIEVDVSGGIPAVVIVGLPDTAVKESRDRVKTAIQNSGFVYPEGRLTVNLAPANIKKEGPSFDLPIAVGILAAGKQIDRDRLGDFIILGELALDGSVRAVRGVLPITLTAKQEGRKGIIVPADNVAEAAVVEGINVYPVDSLAALVKFVEGEAEINAVTLDMSEVFERARTYPIDFSDVKGQAHVKRALEVAAAGGHNIIMIGPPGSGKTMLARRLPTIIPEMTLDEALETTKIHSIAGLLDRGTPLVATRPFRNPHHSISDAGLIGGGTYPRPGEVSIAHNGTLFLDELPEFKRNVLELLRQPIEDGYVNISRAAGTITYPARFLLAAAMNPCPCGFFTDPQRTCRCTPAQIQQYMSKISGPLLDRIDIHVDVPAVKYRELAGETIAESSEAMRSRVSAARGRQLGRFSEEKIYCNAEMNHRQIRKHCRLNAEGQELLKTAITELGLSARAYDRVLKVSRTIADLEGGGEILPPHVSEAIQYRVLDRQLWM; the protein is encoded by the coding sequence ATGCTTGCGAAGGTTCATTCAGGTTCCATCCACGGCGTCGAGGCGTATCCCGTTGAGATCGAGGTTGATGTCTCAGGAGGCATCCCGGCGGTGGTCATCGTCGGGCTCCCCGATACCGCGGTAAAGGAATCCCGGGACCGCGTCAAAACAGCCATCCAGAATTCCGGTTTCGTGTACCCCGAGGGGCGCCTCACCGTCAACCTCGCCCCCGCGAATATCAAGAAGGAGGGTCCGAGTTTCGATCTCCCCATCGCCGTGGGGATTCTCGCCGCCGGCAAACAGATCGATCGCGATCGCCTTGGCGACTTTATCATACTGGGTGAGCTCGCCCTCGATGGGAGCGTGCGCGCGGTCAGGGGCGTGCTCCCCATCACCCTCACGGCGAAGCAGGAGGGACGGAAAGGCATCATCGTCCCTGCGGATAACGTCGCAGAGGCCGCCGTCGTGGAAGGGATCAACGTTTACCCGGTTGACTCCCTCGCGGCGCTCGTCAAGTTCGTCGAGGGAGAGGCTGAGATCAATGCCGTCACGCTGGATATGAGCGAGGTGTTCGAGCGGGCGCGCACTTACCCGATTGATTTTTCCGACGTCAAGGGGCAGGCGCACGTGAAGCGGGCACTCGAGGTCGCGGCGGCCGGCGGCCACAACATCATCATGATCGGCCCTCCAGGGTCAGGCAAGACAATGCTCGCCAGAAGGCTCCCGACAATCATACCCGAGATGACGCTCGATGAGGCCCTCGAGACGACCAAAATTCACTCAATTGCCGGCCTCCTCGATCGGGGAACGCCGCTCGTGGCCACGCGCCCGTTCCGCAATCCGCACCACTCAATCTCGGACGCGGGGCTGATCGGCGGGGGAACCTACCCGAGGCCCGGCGAGGTGAGCATCGCGCACAACGGCACTCTCTTCCTCGATGAGCTGCCGGAGTTCAAGCGGAATGTGCTCGAACTCCTCCGCCAGCCGATCGAGGACGGCTATGTGAACATATCCCGCGCGGCGGGGACAATCACCTATCCCGCCCGCTTCCTGCTCGCCGCCGCGATGAACCCATGCCCGTGCGGATTTTTTACCGATCCCCAGCGCACCTGCCGCTGCACGCCCGCGCAGATCCAGCAGTACATGTCGAAGATCTCGGGGCCGCTCCTGGACAGGATCGACATCCACGTGGATGTGCCCGCGGTGAAATACCGCGAGCTCGCGGGGGAAACGATCGCCGAGAGCTCTGAGGCGATGCGGAGCCGCGTGAGCGCCGCGCGCGGACGCCAGCTCGGGCGGTTCAGCGAAGAGAAGATCTACTGCAACGCCGAGATGAACCACCGGCAGATCAGGAAGCACTGCCGGCTGAACGCGGAAGGGCAGGAACTCCTCAAGACGGCGATCACCGAGCTCGGCTTGTCGGCGAGAGCTTATGACAGGGTGCTGAAGGTTTCCCGCACGATAGCCGATCTCGAGGGGGGCGGCGAGATACTCCCGCCGCACGTCTCCGAGGCGATCCAGTACCGGGTGCTGGACCGGCAGCTGTGGATGTAA
- a CDS encoding tetratricopeptide repeat protein: MSSEKRNTIIALFIIVAATLISFYPSLHGGFVNFDDDRYVYRNPMIRDLSWQGTATIFTSTDYAVIYCPLVFLSYAIEYRFFDLHPYAYHMTNLVLHLCNCVLAFWFILLLSRSISTALIVALLFGAHPLRVESVAWITERKDVLYASFFLAALVCYCYYLAHRSTMRYLGVVLFFLLSLLSKPAALVLPLVLLLCDYLRGAKIDRKNLLAKLPLFSIAAAFLILGFFAAKDYARTGPAFTMFDQLFIPPYALLFYLYKSIVPVRLSCLYPFPVKHGDFLPAVFLLSPLILILLGGLVAFSTRSTKKLAFGSLFFLITVLPALQFFPTGTAIVADRFMYIPSIGLSFLLAELIAWLYGRKRKFVAHLAAASFAVLIVALSALTRSRCAVWNSNIALWDDAVRKYPDGYIPLAYFNRGIVYTDMGLYEKAVSDFNRVLTLYYRERGMDGDHAETCRTMMATGGGPAEAYHFLASRYAEIGKTQEAIGCLNVSRRLRGESGVPLHTAPP; this comes from the coding sequence ATGTCCAGCGAAAAGCGGAACACGATCATCGCGCTCTTTATTATCGTCGCTGCCACGCTCATCTCGTTTTATCCCTCGCTCCACGGCGGCTTTGTCAACTTCGACGACGATCGCTACGTCTATCGCAACCCGATGATCAGGGACTTGTCCTGGCAGGGAACTGCGACGATATTCACCTCCACCGACTACGCCGTGATCTACTGCCCGCTGGTGTTCCTCTCTTACGCGATTGAATACCGCTTTTTCGACCTCCACCCGTACGCATATCACATGACCAACCTCGTCCTCCACTTGTGCAACTGCGTATTGGCGTTCTGGTTCATCCTCCTGTTGAGCCGCAGCATCTCCACCGCGCTCATCGTCGCCCTGCTCTTCGGCGCGCACCCGCTCCGCGTCGAATCGGTTGCCTGGATCACCGAGAGGAAAGACGTGCTCTACGCGTCCTTCTTCCTGGCTGCGCTCGTCTGCTATTGCTATTACCTCGCACACAGGTCAACCATGAGGTATCTCGGCGTTGTTCTATTCTTCCTTCTCTCCCTCCTCTCAAAACCGGCAGCGCTGGTGCTCCCGCTCGTCCTCCTCCTCTGCGACTATCTCCGCGGCGCGAAAATAGACAGGAAGAACCTTCTCGCAAAACTTCCCCTCTTCTCAATCGCCGCGGCCTTTCTGATCCTGGGGTTTTTCGCCGCAAAGGACTACGCGCGCACGGGGCCCGCGTTCACCATGTTCGACCAGCTCTTTATCCCCCCCTATGCCCTGCTCTTTTACCTCTACAAATCCATCGTGCCGGTGCGCCTGTCATGCCTCTACCCTTTCCCCGTAAAGCATGGTGATTTTCTGCCTGCGGTATTTCTCCTCTCTCCCCTCATACTCATACTACTCGGCGGGCTGGTCGCGTTCTCAACACGCTCCACAAAAAAATTGGCCTTTGGGAGCTTGTTTTTCCTGATCACGGTCCTCCCCGCCCTGCAATTCTTCCCCACGGGCACGGCGATTGTCGCCGACCGCTTCATGTACATCCCCTCGATCGGGCTGTCATTTCTCCTGGCCGAATTGATTGCATGGCTCTACGGGAGGAAGAGGAAGTTTGTCGCGCACCTCGCGGCCGCCTCGTTCGCGGTGCTTATCGTGGCGCTGTCCGCCCTCACGCGGAGCAGGTGTGCGGTGTGGAATAGCAACATCGCGCTGTGGGACGATGCCGTTCGTAAGTACCCCGATGGCTACATTCCGCTCGCCTATTTCAACCGGGGCATTGTGTATACCGACATGGGGCTGTATGAAAAAGCTGTTTCCGATTTCAATAGAGTGCTCACGCTCTACTATCGCGAGCGGGGAATGGATGGAGACCACGCCGAAACCTGCCGCACCATGATGGCAACCGGCGGTGGACCCGCGGAGGCATATCACTTCCTCGCCTCCAGGTACGCTGAGATAGGCAAGACCCAGGAGGCGATCGGCTGCCTCAATGTGTCCAGACGGCTGCGCGGCGAGAGCGGCGTTCCACTCCACACGGCGCCGCCCTGA
- a CDS encoding polyprenol monophosphomannose synthase, whose product MSGKILVAIGTYNERENIARLVEQVLSVAGREPLDILIADDNSPDGTGQIADELSKRHARVHVLHGPHKRGLGRAYLAAFAWALPKGYDTIITMDADFSHDPNYLPEMLTRSRECDVVIASRYVPGGGVKNWPWYRRVVSRGGSIYSRLVTGLPVRDATGGFNCYGRSVLQSIGLETIQSEGYAFMIEMKYRAWKKGFRLCEIPIVFVDRTLGASKMSKRIFLEAFFRCLQLRFSH is encoded by the coding sequence ATGAGCGGGAAAATCCTCGTCGCGATCGGCACCTACAACGAGCGGGAGAACATCGCGCGCCTCGTGGAGCAGGTGCTGTCCGTTGCGGGCCGCGAGCCACTGGACATACTCATCGCGGACGACAACTCGCCGGACGGGACAGGCCAAATCGCAGACGAGCTCTCGAAGAGGCACGCGCGCGTCCACGTGCTCCATGGCCCGCACAAGCGCGGCCTCGGCAGGGCATACCTCGCCGCCTTCGCGTGGGCACTCCCGAAGGGATACGACACCATCATCACCATGGATGCCGATTTCTCGCATGACCCGAACTATCTCCCCGAGATGTTGACGAGGAGCCGGGAGTGCGACGTGGTGATCGCCAGCCGCTACGTGCCGGGAGGCGGCGTGAAGAACTGGCCATGGTATCGCAGGGTGGTGAGTCGCGGGGGCAGCATCTACTCAAGGCTCGTCACCGGCCTGCCGGTCCGGGACGCCACCGGCGGGTTCAACTGCTACGGGCGGAGCGTGCTCCAATCGATCGGCCTCGAGACCATCCAATCGGAGGGATACGCGTTCATGATCGAGATGAAGTACCGGGCATGGAAGAAGGGATTCCGCCTCTGCGAGATTCCGATCGTCTTTGTCGACCGCACGCTCGGCGCGTCAAAAATGTCAAAAAGGATCTTTCTCGAAGCGTTTTTCCGCTGCCTTCAATTGAGATTCTCGCACTGA
- a CDS encoding glycosyltransferase family 39 protein, whose protein sequence is MTERSTRLLICLLLALCALQAVASMRQQSMVTDEIVTFLPGYAELTTGNFRLTYEHPPLSKYIAAIPLLFLKPDLPLDHPAWREANSPALGLHFLYHNRVDAERIIFWGRMGIVACGCLLGFLVYLWASLLFGKLSGVMALFLYCFCPNILAHAGVATSDMAAACFIFLAVFSLWCFCRRPNWPGLLLVATCLALAQLSKFSAFLLFPIYVILYCAAYLSPAAFSALRAFVQADCPPRVLPARILSAVTPLIVVFCCAAVVIWAAYGFETAPLASLIGELPRRAARLLPPRLLGLPCPAPSFVRGLLFQLRHAAEGHPAFLMGRYSTTGWWYYFPVAFLIKTPVAILILFVLSLALFKRARADWGSECFVVLPPLLFFTACMLGKINIGLRYILPIYPFLFVFISRLAMPAPERRKLLAPVMCLLLAWHLASSLSIYPHYLAYFNELIGGPSQGYRYLVDSNLDWGQDVKGLKNYLREKGIDRIWECGFYPDVLDYYAIKHAPLPANVEGVSGYVAISAMDLQCVRRDDKHALDWLKERRPAAQVGHSIFVYAVDTPPTSIGTDHAPTR, encoded by the coding sequence GTGACGGAACGCAGCACGCGGTTACTCATCTGTCTTCTGCTGGCACTGTGTGCGCTCCAGGCGGTGGCCAGCATGAGGCAGCAGTCGATGGTCACCGACGAAATCGTGACGTTCCTCCCCGGCTACGCCGAGCTCACAACAGGTAATTTCCGCCTGACCTATGAGCACCCGCCCCTGAGTAAATACATCGCCGCAATCCCCCTCCTCTTTCTGAAACCGGACCTGCCGCTGGATCACCCCGCATGGCGGGAGGCGAACTCGCCCGCACTCGGTCTCCATTTTCTCTATCACAACAGGGTGGACGCCGAGCGCATTATCTTCTGGGGGAGGATGGGCATCGTTGCGTGCGGCTGCCTGCTCGGCTTCCTGGTGTATCTGTGGGCGTCGCTGCTCTTCGGCAAGCTCAGCGGAGTGATGGCGCTCTTCCTGTACTGCTTCTGTCCCAATATCCTCGCCCACGCAGGCGTTGCAACCTCGGATATGGCGGCGGCCTGTTTCATCTTCCTCGCCGTTTTTTCGCTCTGGTGTTTCTGTCGGCGCCCCAACTGGCCGGGGCTGCTCCTTGTCGCTACGTGCCTCGCCCTCGCCCAGTTGAGCAAGTTCTCCGCCTTCCTGCTCTTTCCCATCTATGTCATTCTCTACTGCGCGGCGTATCTCTCCCCCGCGGCCTTCTCCGCGCTGCGAGCCTTTGTGCAGGCAGATTGCCCGCCACGGGTTCTCCCCGCGCGTATCCTCTCGGCGGTTACTCCGCTCATCGTCGTATTCTGCTGTGCCGCGGTCGTGATATGGGCCGCGTACGGCTTTGAGACAGCGCCGCTCGCATCGCTCATCGGTGAACTGCCGCGGAGGGCTGCCAGGCTCCTGCCTCCCCGGTTGCTCGGACTCCCCTGCCCTGCGCCCAGCTTCGTACGCGGCCTGCTGTTCCAGTTGCGGCACGCCGCGGAGGGGCATCCCGCGTTTCTCATGGGCCGCTATTCCACCACCGGCTGGTGGTACTACTTCCCCGTGGCGTTCCTCATAAAGACACCTGTCGCGATCCTCATCCTCTTCGTCCTGTCGCTCGCACTGTTTAAAAGGGCGCGCGCGGACTGGGGGAGCGAGTGCTTCGTCGTACTGCCCCCGCTCCTCTTCTTCACCGCCTGCATGCTGGGGAAAATAAATATCGGCCTCCGCTACATCCTGCCGATATACCCTTTCCTCTTCGTCTTCATCTCGAGACTGGCGATGCCCGCGCCCGAGCGGCGCAAGCTCCTCGCGCCCGTCATGTGCCTGCTCCTCGCCTGGCACCTCGCGTCATCACTCTCCATCTACCCGCACTACCTCGCGTATTTCAATGAGCTCATCGGCGGCCCGAGCCAGGGATACAGGTATCTCGTCGATTCGAATCTGGATTGGGGGCAGGACGTCAAGGGGTTGAAAAACTACCTGCGGGAAAAGGGGATTGATCGGATCTGGGAATGCGGTTTCTATCCCGATGTGCTGGACTACTATGCGATCAAGCACGCGCCGCTACCGGCGAACGTCGAGGGCGTGAGCGGCTACGTCGCCATCTCCGCGATGGATCTGCAGTGCGTCCGGAGAGACGACAAGCACGCGTTAGACTGGCTGAAAGAGCGCCGCCCGGCAGCGCAGGTGGGTCACTCTATCTTCGTCTACGCTGTTGATACGCCCCCGACATCCATAGGGACTGACCATGCGCCCACGAGGTGA
- a CDS encoding glycosyltransferase family 2 protein: MLEGKKIVVVLPAYNAEKTLEKTYHEIPRGIVDVILLTDDRSSDNTVSVAKKLGIEVHVHDENRGYGGNQKTCYREALKKGADIVIMLHPDYQYPPKLITAMAGLIASGMFDVVLGSRILGGMALRGGMPLYKYFFNRALTFMENILLGQKISEYHTGYRGFSREVLSSLPLLENSDDFIFDNQILAQAIYFGYRIGELTAPSQYTRESSSIGFGRSVAYGWGVVGTALQFVLQKLRLGRFSIFNRNGKKLQV; encoded by the coding sequence ATGCTCGAAGGCAAGAAGATAGTTGTGGTGCTGCCTGCATACAATGCTGAGAAGACACTGGAGAAAACCTATCACGAGATCCCCAGGGGAATTGTCGATGTGATACTTCTCACGGATGATCGCAGCAGTGACAATACTGTTTCCGTAGCAAAAAAATTGGGAATTGAGGTTCACGTGCATGATGAAAACAGGGGCTATGGAGGCAATCAGAAAACGTGCTATCGGGAAGCTCTCAAAAAGGGAGCAGACATAGTGATAATGCTTCATCCGGATTATCAGTATCCTCCCAAGCTGATAACCGCCATGGCGGGACTTATCGCCTCGGGAATGTTTGATGTCGTGCTCGGCTCCAGGATATTGGGCGGCATGGCCCTGAGGGGCGGCATGCCCCTTTATAAATATTTTTTTAATAGGGCACTCACCTTCATGGAGAATATTTTGCTCGGCCAGAAAATTTCAGAATACCACACCGGCTACAGAGGCTTTTCAAGAGAAGTGCTCTCAAGCCTTCCCCTCCTGGAAAATTCCGACGACTTTATATTTGACAACCAGATCTTGGCTCAGGCAATCTATTTCGGCTACAGGATAGGCGAGCTGACGGCGCCTTCGCAATATACCAGGGAGTCTTCCTCCATAGGATTCGGCAGGAGTGTGGCATATGGATGGGGGGTGGTCGGCACCGCCCTGCAATTCGTACTCCAAAAACTGCGGCTCGGCCGGTTTTCGATATTCAACCGGAATGGCAAAAAATTACAGGTCTGA